The following coding sequences lie in one Deltaproteobacteria bacterium genomic window:
- a CDS encoding glutaconyl-CoA decarboxylase subunit alpha: MRPYFEKMDDLGKPLRQAQIDKMAENRALIEEVLKDLDAEIERVKKAGLPAEKIRQRGEMTVWDRIEYLVDPGTFCPLHTLYNPKDNEEGTTGVIDGLARISGKWCVLIGFDNKVMAGAWISGQAENQLRVTDLAKRLHVPLVWLVNCSGVKLTEQQEVYADRRGNGTTFFRHAELEKLGIPILAGIYGTNPAGGGYQGISPTILFAHKNCNIAVGGGGIVSGMSPRGSFDKEGAEQIIEATRHFKQVPPGSVKIHYDSTGFFRAVFEEETQVLEALKEYMAEMPAYNPRFFRVAQPAEPKYPLTDLPSLIAFNQKGVYDFDNFLARLVDGSEHLEFRPGFGPEIYTGLVKMDGFLVGVIGNRQGFLGANYPEYTNEYIGIGGKLYRQGLIKMNEFVTQCGRDRVPIIWFQDTSGIDVGDIAEKAELLGLGQSLIYSIEQTDVPMMLVVLRKGTAAAHYVRGGPTANNHNAFTLGTPTTEIYVMHGETAAAASFSRRLVKEKDGGKPLQPIIDKMNALAQQYYDQSRPVYCAKRGFVDEVVRFEELRRYMMAFTDSAYQNPKSICPHHHMMLPRMIRSQIVKGLDRPKKEG, from the coding sequence ATGCGACCGTATTTTGAAAAAATGGACGATCTGGGCAAACCCCTCAGGCAGGCCCAGATCGATAAGATGGCCGAGAACCGGGCCCTGATTGAAGAAGTTCTTAAGGATCTGGATGCGGAGATCGAGCGGGTCAAAAAGGCCGGGCTGCCGGCCGAAAAAATCCGTCAGCGAGGGGAAATGACCGTTTGGGACCGGATTGAATATCTGGTCGATCCGGGGACATTCTGCCCGCTCCATACCCTATATAACCCCAAGGACAACGAGGAAGGGACTACCGGGGTGATCGATGGTCTGGCCCGTATCAGCGGCAAGTGGTGCGTCCTGATCGGTTTTGACAATAAGGTCATGGCCGGGGCCTGGATCAGCGGGCAGGCGGAAAATCAGTTGCGGGTGACGGATCTGGCCAAACGCCTCCATGTCCCCCTGGTCTGGCTGGTCAACTGCTCCGGGGTCAAGCTTACCGAACAACAGGAGGTCTATGCCGACCGCCGAGGAAACGGCACCACCTTCTTCCGCCACGCGGAACTGGAAAAGTTGGGTATCCCGATTTTGGCTGGCATTTACGGGACCAACCCGGCCGGAGGCGGCTACCAGGGCATCAGCCCCACCATCTTGTTCGCCCATAAGAATTGCAATATCGCCGTAGGCGGCGGCGGAATCGTCAGCGGTATGAGTCCCAGGGGATCTTTTGACAAAGAAGGGGCCGAGCAGATCATCGAGGCCACCCGCCACTTCAAGCAGGTCCCTCCGGGCAGTGTCAAGATCCATTACGACTCGACCGGGTTTTTCCGGGCCGTGTTTGAAGAAGAGACCCAGGTATTGGAGGCCTTGAAAGAATACATGGCCGAGATGCCGGCCTATAACCCCAGGTTTTTCCGAGTGGCCCAGCCGGCCGAGCCCAAATATCCCTTGACTGACCTGCCTTCGCTTATTGCTTTTAACCAAAAGGGTGTTTATGATTTTGATAACTTTCTGGCCCGGTTGGTGGACGGGAGCGAACACCTGGAATTCCGCCCGGGTTTTGGTCCGGAGATCTATACCGGCCTGGTCAAAATGGACGGATTTTTGGTGGGGGTCATCGGCAACCGCCAGGGTTTCCTGGGAGCTAATTATCCGGAATACACCAACGAATATATCGGCATCGGGGGGAAGCTTTATCGCCAGGGTCTGATCAAGATGAACGAATTTGTGACCCAATGCGGCCGGGACCGTGTGCCGATTATCTGGTTTCAGGATACCTCGGGGATTGATGTCGGCGATATTGCCGAGAAGGCCGAGCTTCTGGGTTTAGGCCAGTCCCTCATCTATTCCATCGAGCAGACCGATGTGCCCATGATGCTGGTGGTCTTAAGAAAAGGCACGGCCGCGGCCCATTACGTCAGGGGCGGGCCCACGGCCAATAATCACAACGCCTTTACCCTGGGCACCCCGACGACCGAGATTTATGTCATGCACGGGGAAACCGCGGCCGCGGCCTCCTTTTCCCGAAGGCTGGTTAAAGAAAAGGATGGCGGCAAACCTTTACAGCCGATTATCGACAAGATGAATGCCCTGGCCCAGCAATACTATGACCAGTCCCGGCCGGTCTATTGTGCCAAACGGGGTTTTGTGGATGAGGTGGTCCGTTTTGAGGAACTGCGGCGTTATATGATGGCCTTTACCGACAGTGCCTACCAGAATCCGAAATCCATCTGCCCTCATCACCACATGATGCTTCCGCGCATGATCCGCTCCCAGATCGTCAAAGGGTTGGACCGGCCGAAGAAAGAAGGATAG
- a CDS encoding M48 family metallopeptidase, translated as MDNSSEKPITEIKITRSPKRKKTVSARLNNGVLAVCAPSGISDKELNKIVTRLTERLLKKKLKKELDREQDLKEIAERLNRDYFGGRLQITSIEYSTNQNSRYGCCNLKTGRILISHRLAAMPDWVRDYVILHELAHLIVPNHSRPFHDLTAKYRWKERAIGYLMAKGYGEDETDINEL; from the coding sequence ATGGACAACTCATCAGAAAAACCCATCACTGAAATAAAAATAACCCGGAGTCCCAAGCGGAAAAAGACGGTAAGCGCCCGTTTGAATAACGGGGTGCTGGCCGTCTGTGCCCCCTCAGGCATTTCTGATAAAGAACTTAACAAGATAGTCACCAGACTCACAGAAAGGCTTCTCAAAAAAAAGCTCAAAAAGGAATTGGACCGGGAACAGGACCTGAAAGAAATAGCGGAAAGATTGAACCGGGACTATTTCGGCGGGCGATTGCAGATCACCTCTATAGAATATTCGACCAATCAGAATTCAAGATACGGCTGCTGCAACCTGAAAACCGGGCGGATCCTTATATCCCACCGGTTGGCCGCCATGCCGGATTGGGTCCGGGATTATGTGATCCTCCACGAACTGGCCCACCTCATAGTCCCCAACCACAGCCGGCCTTTTCATGATCTGACCGCCAAGTACCGGTGGAAAGAGCGGGCCATCGGTTATCTGATGGCCAAGGGATATGGGGAAGACGAGACGGATATCAACGAGCTTTAG
- a CDS encoding acyl-CoA dehydrogenase family protein — MDFELSEELQAVREMARDFAAEKIAPFADKWDEEHYFPYQEVIKPMAELGFFGTVIPEEYGGNNMGWMAAIILTEEIARASSSLRVQINMLSLGCAFTIYRYGTDLLKQKYIANLVNADYLGGFGITEPNAGSDVMSLKSTAEDKGDYWLLNGSKTWISNASIADVIIYYAYTDRSAGSRGLSAFVVEMKNFNGISTSDLDKMGSRSSPTGEIFLEDTRVPKENILGKPGDGAKIVFGSLSQTRLSAAAGGVGLAQACLDVITKYCNEREQFGKPIGHFQMNQDMVAQLAVEIEAARMMVYKAAWQKDQGNLSNNLEVAMAKYISGEVASKASNYAMRILGAYGYSTEYPVARYYRDAPTYYMVEGSSNICKFIIGQDQLGIRKANK, encoded by the coding sequence ATGGACTTTGAATTATCAGAAGAACTACAGGCGGTACGGGAGATGGCCCGGGATTTTGCCGCTGAGAAGATCGCCCCTTTTGCCGACAAATGGGACGAAGAACATTATTTCCCTTACCAGGAAGTGATTAAACCCATGGCCGAGCTGGGTTTTTTTGGGACCGTTATCCCCGAGGAATACGGAGGAAACAACATGGGCTGGATGGCGGCCATCATCCTGACCGAGGAGATCGCCCGGGCTTCCAGCTCTCTGCGGGTCCAGATCAACATGCTGTCCCTGGGTTGCGCCTTTACCATTTACCGGTACGGGACGGATCTCCTGAAACAAAAGTATATCGCCAACCTGGTCAATGCTGATTATCTTGGCGGGTTCGGCATCACCGAGCCCAATGCCGGCTCGGATGTCATGTCTTTAAAATCGACCGCAGAGGATAAAGGGGATTACTGGCTGTTAAACGGCTCCAAGACCTGGATCTCCAATGCCAGTATCGCCGATGTGATCATCTATTATGCCTACACCGACCGTTCGGCCGGTAGCCGGGGTTTGTCGGCTTTTGTAGTAGAGATGAAAAATTTTAACGGCATCTCCACATCGGATCTGGATAAGATGGGGTCCCGGTCTTCTCCCACCGGGGAGATTTTTCTGGAAGACACCCGGGTCCCCAAGGAGAATATCCTCGGTAAACCCGGAGACGGGGCCAAGATCGTTTTCGGCTCTTTGAGCCAGACCCGTCTTTCGGCAGCGGCCGGCGGCGTCGGCCTGGCCCAGGCCTGTCTGGATGTGATCACCAAATATTGCAATGAAAGGGAACAGTTCGGAAAACCGATCGGCCATTTTCAGATGAACCAGGACATGGTGGCCCAATTGGCCGTGGAAATCGAGGCGGCCCGCATGATGGTTTATAAAGCAGCCTGGCAAAAGGACCAGGGAAACCTCAGTAATAATCTCGAGGTGGCCATGGCCAAGTATATCAGCGGCGAGGTGGCCTCTAAGGCTTCCAACTATGCCATGCGAATCCTGGGGGCCTATGGTTATTCGACAGAGTACCCGGTGGCCCGTTATTATCGGGACGCCCCGACCTATTACATGGTTGAAGGCTCGTCCAATATCTGTAAGTTTATCATCGGTCAGGATCAGTTGGGGATCAGGAAGGCTAATAAATAA